From the genome of Podarcis muralis chromosome 3, rPodMur119.hap1.1, whole genome shotgun sequence:
gattagttgtagtttccgggtcaacttcaaaggtagccccacgtagagcgcattgcagtagtccaagcgggagataaccagagcatgcaccactctggcgagacagtctgcaggcagatagggtctcagcctacgtaccagatggagctggtaaacagctgccctggatacagatttgacctgtgcctccatggacagctgtgagtccaaaatgactcccaggctgcgcacctggtccttcaggggcacagttaccccattcaggaccaaggaatcctccacacctgcctgcctcctgtcccccaaaaacagtacttctgtcttgtcaggattcaacctcaatctgttagccgccatccatcctcctccagacactcacacaggaccttcaccgccttcactggttctgacttaaaagagaggtagagcattGTGTGTTAAAGCCAATTGTCCAACAAAAAACTTATGATCATGGATAATACTGATGCATCTTGAGAGGGACCATATCCCTATCAAAGAAATGGGGTAGCCTACAGCTTATTGGGGGATGGGGCGGGGCTCATAAAAGCCACTCCCTCAGTCTTCACGCTGCTTATGCAACTCGGTGTTGAATAAGAAACAAAATGTAGAGTTAACTGTAATTCAGTGGCAAAGTATCTCTACAGAGTATCTCCCTTTCCAGGATCTGGTAGGAAACTAATTCATTACCACCTTCCATGGTCAATTTATCCAactgaaaagaaagaggaagtaccatatttttcgctctataagacgcaccagaccacaagacacacctagtttttggaggaggaaaacaagaaaaaaatattctgaatcccagaagccagaacagcaagagggattgccgcacagcaaaagcagcgatccctcttgctgttctgggatagctgtgcagcctgcattcgctccataagatgcacacatttccccttactttttaagaggggaaaagtgaatcttatagagcaaaaaatacggtaattggaacACCATGTTAGGAAGATATTAGAAATTACAGTATTACAGTGGTTTAATCAACAATTCAGTTAAACCACTGGAGCTATTTTTCCCCCGGTACTGGGGCAAGTGGAGGTATTCCACTCATATTTCAAAGAAAAACACTATGGCCTTGAGCCTAACCCATCTTATTTCAATAAAATCCCTTTTATTTCCATACAGCAACTCaatctgtccctctctcctgaaCAAAGTAAGTGGAAACCAAGATCTATTGAATCTTAatgtaggctgcaattctatgtgcACCTCTTAatgtaggctgcaattctatgtgcACCTCCCATGGAATACATTTACTACCGAGTAGACCAAAGAAGCTGTAACTTTTAAATTAAAGATGCTCGAGGGACATTTTTGCTTTTTAGAAAGTTAAGGCTACCCCTATACACTTACTTGGGCCTAAGCATAAAAAACTCACTGAAAATACATTCAAATAAGCCTGCAAATCTCAAGCTTCACTGCTAAGCCTAACTCTTTGATTAAGCCATATCAAATAACTTATTTCAGTGCAATCATGAAATAAAATACAAGGATTCTCCTTTATGAATAACCCGGCTATTGCACCTTTAAGAAACTTGAGCATTTGATAAATGCCATTAAATAGTACCCTTAAAAATGAATGACGGAATCAATCATCTTCAAAGTACAAAGTAGTAATCAGTTGTAACAATCAGTGCAAAACCTTTATTGTATCATAGTAACTTCAAATGTTGTGAAACAGTTTTCTACAATCTTGAGTTTTTCTTCAGAGAGCAGATTTTCCTGCTTTAGTTTTGCGATAAGCGCTTCTAAGGATTTGAGCCTGTTTAAGGTTTTTCTCTCCTGGATTTCTAAAAGTGCTATTTTGGAGTGCAGCTTTGTAATTTTCTGCCAGAGTTGTTCCCTGTCAGAGTCTTGCCTGCAATATGAATGCTCAGTCTGCAGAACATCAATTCCACTGTAACTGGCAATACATGCAGATGTTTCAGTTCCTATGTTTATTAATTCCTGTTCTGCTGGTAGAAATGAACCCTCTAACAGCAAGGGAGTTCTTGAACCCTCAGAAGGAACTATAATGGTGATAACAGAATCTTTATTACCATTCAGCTGTTCTAATGCTTGTGAAACAGTGTGGAGCAACACAGTGTTTTCATCAGTTTCTTGCAATTCCACTGAACAGCTTGCAATGGGAAAGTCCAGTTGATCAGATGGAAGGTCATTAATTGGTACAGTGGTATTGTTTAATTCTGGAGATGAACCCAAGTGTTCAAGATGTGTCGGTGGAACTGTGACTTTGGAATCTGAAAGGCGCTCAAGACATGAATGAAGATCATGAACTGAAGTTTGCAAAATT
Proteins encoded in this window:
- the THAP5 gene encoding THAP domain-containing protein 5 isoform X2 is translated as MPRYCAATCCRNRAGQSARDQRKLSFYPFPLHDKERLEKWLRNMKRDTWTPSKHQVLCSDHFTPDSLDVRWGIRYLKTTAVPTIFSSSVNQEKGFSQKRKQEKMDVKQRDMSVATASLKLASPKKNIVEESLYRKALCTTLSKSPEKKGLLKNTVEDDVSCLIKSVTQNTEQTSPVLMPADVQNSTAHNYSFPENCSFNNSLDNIFSSTTTILQTSVHDLHSCLERLSDSKVTVPPTHLEHLGSSPELNNTTVPINDLPSDQLDFPIASCSVELQETDENTVLLHTVSQALEQLNGNKDSVITIIVPSEGSRTPLLLEGSFLPAEQELINIGTETSACIASYSGIDVLQTEHSYCRQDSDREQLWQKITKLHSKIALLEIQERKTLNRLKSLEALIAKLKQENLLSEEKLKIVENCFTTFEVTMIQ
- the THAP5 gene encoding THAP domain-containing protein 5 isoform X1, giving the protein MPRYCAATCCRNRAGQSARDQRKLSFYPRFPLHDKERLEKWLRNMKRDTWTPSKHQVLCSDHFTPDSLDVRWGIRYLKTTAVPTIFSSSVNQEKGFSQKRKQEKMDVKQRDMSVATASLKLASPKKNIVEESLYRKALCTTLSKSPEKKGLLKNTVEDDVSCLIKSVTQNTEQTSPVLMPADVQNSTAHNYSFPENCSFNNSLDNIFSSTTTILQTSVHDLHSCLERLSDSKVTVPPTHLEHLGSSPELNNTTVPINDLPSDQLDFPIASCSVELQETDENTVLLHTVSQALEQLNGNKDSVITIIVPSEGSRTPLLLEGSFLPAEQELINIGTETSACIASYSGIDVLQTEHSYCRQDSDREQLWQKITKLHSKIALLEIQERKTLNRLKSLEALIAKLKQENLLSEEKLKIVENCFTTFEVTMIQ